One region of Peribacillus simplex genomic DNA includes:
- a CDS encoding ArsR/SmtB family transcription factor, translated as MSAAEKHDVFQAIADPTRRKVLQLLAEGDLPISEITSHFSMSRTAIAKHLHILSEAELVSGRKVGREKRFRLQPEPLAELKQWLSFYDQFWDNKLSILKHVIENSGENGLKVIDKEKDTDEPS; from the coding sequence GTGTCTGCAGCAGAAAAGCATGATGTATTTCAGGCTATCGCCGACCCAACCCGCCGTAAGGTCCTGCAATTGCTTGCTGAAGGGGATTTACCCATTTCAGAAATCACTTCTCACTTTTCCATGAGCCGGACAGCGATTGCCAAGCATCTTCATATCCTTTCTGAAGCTGAATTGGTCAGTGGCCGGAAGGTAGGCAGAGAGAAACGCTTTCGACTTCAGCCAGAACCTTTAGCGGAATTGAAACAGTGGCTTTCCTTTTACGATCAATTCTGGGATAACAAATTATCCATCCTTAAACATGTGATTGAAAATTCAGGGGAAAATGGATTGAAAGTCATCGATAAAGAAAAGGACACGGATGAACCCTCATAA
- a CDS encoding YhgE/Pip domain-containing protein: MLKQEWKLLLTNPKLIGVAIVLLFVPIIYGGLFLSSAWNPYGNTGKLPVAVVNNDVKAEYEGKTLTVGNELIEQLKDNDDLEWHFVTEKAAKKGFEDGTYYMVVTIPEDFSKNASTVLDDKPKKMNLTYDVNPGRSFVSETVGKQAANNLKTEIAESVTKEYAEAIFSQLDEIGDGFGDAADGASKLDEGAEKLHDGNKEVTENLNKLASSTLTFKEGANKLQIGVGEFLEGANKLESGASELNKGISKYTSGVGQLQKGANELASGTGELTNNSKALIQGSSQLSTGLAKVVPGAQTLNTGLAQAQTGSANLNDGLNQLSQNARQLTDQSTGIPKMAAGQQSLNEGIIKLAEGSGALNAGLKKMDGQLPAEEQLSQLKQGLSSIQSGVNQLQKAVPAGSSTSGTVSGITEDLNKSQEALTELQSTIANNGQSTINTVQNTEAYKSMTSEQQSELIGAIQNELQIQAGAQKQIASNLAASVSDLSAQLTNKVMPVLNGLGQLPEQVANLNNAVNKVNPNAISALNGYTAIRNSLEEQLIPGATQLNTGMNEAVKGSNQLTAATDSLNERTPELVNGINQLAQGGSSLNNGLSKLTEGSGQLVDGVSQLQAGSSSFGNGLEKYAFGVSQVGEGANKLANGANELNANSGSLKDGSSALVKGTEQLASNLPTLSNGVIQLADGAGKINKGSSALAEGSNKLGDGISSLKDGTGELSEKLSDGAEEINENETTDDNYSMIAEPAQVKEQKSSNVPNYGHALAPYVLSLGLFVGAIAFNMGFPTGKASTRPTSGVAWWFSKFTVLFIQATLSALVLDAIMIWGMDLQVENMGQFIGVSILTSLTFMFIVTFLTVGFGNPGRLIAMIFLVLQLGASGGMFPVELTNNFFSHVHPFIPMTYSVMGFRQAMSTSLGVDALTTSIVFLTGCIIVFNLLLLLTMVIRKRKEHNVEMDA; this comes from the coding sequence ATGCTTAAACAAGAATGGAAGCTTTTACTTACAAATCCAAAACTGATCGGTGTCGCAATCGTTTTACTGTTCGTTCCGATTATTTATGGGGGGTTATTCCTTAGTTCTGCTTGGAATCCATACGGGAATACGGGTAAATTGCCTGTTGCAGTCGTGAATAATGATGTGAAGGCGGAGTATGAGGGTAAAACCTTAACTGTCGGTAATGAGCTAATCGAGCAATTAAAGGACAATGATGATTTAGAATGGCATTTCGTAACGGAAAAAGCGGCGAAAAAAGGATTCGAAGATGGTACATATTATATGGTTGTTACCATTCCAGAGGACTTTTCAAAAAACGCTTCAACCGTCCTGGATGATAAGCCTAAGAAAATGAATTTAACATATGATGTGAATCCTGGACGCAGTTTCGTTTCGGAAACGGTCGGAAAACAGGCAGCGAATAACTTGAAAACGGAAATTGCTGAAAGTGTCACAAAAGAATATGCGGAAGCGATCTTCTCACAGCTGGATGAAATCGGAGATGGATTCGGTGATGCAGCAGATGGGGCATCAAAACTGGATGAAGGTGCTGAAAAACTGCATGATGGAAACAAAGAAGTGACAGAGAATCTGAATAAATTAGCTTCCAGTACATTAACTTTTAAAGAGGGGGCGAATAAACTTCAAATTGGTGTTGGCGAGTTTTTGGAAGGAGCTAATAAACTTGAAAGTGGCGCTTCGGAATTAAATAAGGGAATATCAAAATACACTTCTGGTGTCGGTCAGTTGCAAAAGGGTGCGAACGAACTCGCATCAGGTACAGGGGAATTAACTAATAATAGTAAAGCACTTATACAAGGTTCTTCCCAACTTTCCACTGGGCTGGCCAAAGTGGTTCCAGGAGCCCAAACTTTAAATACTGGATTAGCACAAGCGCAAACAGGCAGTGCGAATTTGAATGATGGGTTGAATCAATTATCGCAAAATGCAAGGCAGCTGACGGACCAATCTACAGGAATCCCAAAAATGGCAGCAGGTCAGCAGAGTTTAAATGAGGGAATCATTAAACTGGCTGAAGGAAGCGGGGCGTTAAATGCCGGCCTGAAAAAGATGGATGGCCAATTGCCCGCAGAAGAACAGCTGAGTCAGCTTAAGCAAGGACTGTCAAGCATTCAAAGCGGTGTGAATCAATTGCAAAAAGCGGTCCCAGCAGGAAGCAGCACGTCCGGTACCGTATCTGGCATTACTGAAGATCTCAATAAAAGCCAAGAAGCTTTAACGGAACTTCAATCAACGATTGCGAATAATGGACAAAGCACAATCAATACCGTTCAAAACACTGAAGCATACAAAAGTATGACCAGTGAACAACAATCCGAATTAATTGGAGCCATTCAAAATGAACTTCAAATACAAGCGGGAGCACAAAAACAAATTGCATCGAATCTTGCTGCAAGTGTATCCGACTTATCAGCGCAATTAACGAATAAAGTAATGCCAGTATTGAATGGATTAGGCCAACTTCCAGAACAGGTGGCCAATTTAAATAATGCGGTTAATAAAGTTAATCCAAACGCCATTTCAGCTTTAAATGGGTATACGGCAATAAGGAACTCATTGGAAGAACAATTGATTCCTGGTGCAACCCAATTAAATACCGGCATGAATGAAGCCGTTAAAGGCAGCAATCAATTAACGGCGGCAACCGATAGTTTAAATGAACGGACACCAGAACTAGTGAATGGGATCAATCAGTTAGCACAAGGCGGTTCTTCGTTAAATAATGGTTTATCAAAACTAACTGAGGGATCTGGTCAACTGGTTGATGGAGTTTCACAACTTCAGGCAGGGTCATCCTCCTTTGGCAATGGTCTTGAGAAGTATGCGTTTGGTGTTAGCCAAGTTGGCGAAGGGGCAAATAAACTTGCTAATGGGGCGAATGAACTGAATGCAAACTCAGGTTCCTTGAAAGATGGTTCGTCAGCACTTGTTAAAGGCACTGAACAATTGGCAAGCAATTTACCAACTTTAAGCAATGGAGTCATCCAACTTGCTGATGGAGCAGGTAAAATCAATAAAGGTTCATCAGCACTTGCTGAAGGTTCAAATAAATTGGGCGATGGAATCTCCTCTCTAAAAGATGGAACAGGCGAACTTTCGGAAAAACTGAGTGATGGTGCAGAAGAAATAAATGAAAATGAAACAACAGATGATAATTACAGCATGATTGCTGAACCGGCACAGGTTAAAGAACAAAAAAGCAGTAACGTGCCTAATTATGGTCATGCCCTGGCTCCTTATGTATTGTCTCTTGGGTTATTTGTAGGAGCTATTGCCTTCAACATGGGATTCCCGACAGGCAAGGCATCTACAAGACCTACATCTGGAGTGGCTTGGTGGTTCAGTAAATTCACGGTCCTATTTATCCAAGCAACGCTTTCAGCATTAGTGTTGGATGCGATCATGATTTGGGGAATGGACTTACAGGTCGAGAACATGGGGCAATTCATAGGGGTTTCCATTTTGACTTCACTTACCTTCATGTTCATCGTTACCTTCCTGACCGTAGGATTTGGAAATCCAGGTCGTTTAATAGCGATGATATTCCTTGTACTACAGCTAGGTGCAAGCGGAGGAATGTTCCCTGTGGAACTGACCAATAACTTCTTCAGTCATGTTCACCCGTTCATACCAATGACATACTCTGTCATGGGCTTCCGTCAGGCGATGAGTACTAGCCTTGGAGTGGATGCATTGACAACGAGTATCGTGTTCCTTACTGGATGCATCATTGTCTTCAATCTACTACTATTGCTAACGATGGTCATCCGAAAGCGCAAAGAACACAATGTGGAGATGGATGCATAA
- a CDS encoding RrF2 family transcriptional regulator, with the protein MQLTKGVEQAICIIVILSTQDKNVPLSSNEISRRLEVSPSYLKKIIRKLVCKGIITSVPGNNGGLSLAKSADKIKNLEIIEAMEGPISMFPDTGLIEKAFKDGEYAEKGMDVLRRMFSQADELLMEFFSSQTVADLLKESFGNTDIPTLNWSSESLSELMREKKGEKE; encoded by the coding sequence TTGCAATTAACTAAAGGGGTCGAGCAAGCGATATGCATCATTGTTATACTCTCAACCCAGGATAAAAATGTACCGCTTTCGTCTAATGAGATCAGCAGGCGGTTAGAGGTTTCTCCTTCTTATTTGAAAAAAATCATAAGGAAATTGGTCTGTAAGGGGATAATCACTTCCGTTCCTGGTAATAATGGCGGCCTTTCTCTTGCCAAAAGTGCAGATAAGATTAAAAACCTTGAAATTATTGAAGCGATGGAAGGCCCTATTTCGATGTTTCCAGATACAGGACTTATAGAAAAAGCGTTTAAAGATGGAGAGTATGCAGAAAAGGGCATGGACGTTCTTCGGCGAATGTTTTCTCAGGCGGATGAACTTTTAATGGAGTTCTTTTCCAGCCAAACAGTGGCAGATTTGCTTAAAGAAAGCTTTGGCAACACGGACATACCGACTCTTAATTGGAGTTCGGAGTCATTGAGTGAATTAATGCGTGAAAAGAAGGGTGAAAAAGAGTGA
- a CDS encoding VOC family protein, producing MKKVTPFLMFQGNNAEEAMNYYTSLIEGSKITSMIRYGANEAGAEGSIMQAAFTLKDQEFMCIDSNIKHQFTFTPSFSILLTCDTEEEIDRIFASLTDGGEVLMPLGDYSFSKKFGWVSDKFGVSWQLTLPI from the coding sequence ATGAAAAAGGTCACACCTTTCTTGATGTTCCAAGGAAATAATGCAGAAGAAGCCATGAATTATTACACATCTTTAATTGAAGGATCGAAAATAACCAGCATGATTCGGTATGGAGCGAATGAAGCAGGTGCAGAGGGAAGTATCATGCAAGCTGCCTTTACCTTGAAGGATCAGGAGTTTATGTGCATCGATAGCAATATTAAGCATCAATTTACGTTTACACCTTCGTTTTCAATATTACTTACATGTGATACGGAAGAGGAAATTGACAGGATTTTTGCGAGTTTAACTGATGGCGGAGAAGTGCTGATGCCATTAGGCGATTATTCCTTCAGTAAGAAGTTCGGATGGGTATCCGATAAGTTCGGTGTTTCCTGGCAACTTACTCTCCCAATATGA
- a CDS encoding glycosyl hydrolase family 8 encodes MKKRASLLIAMGVIVFGIIAWIALESQTTKKELESKRPFPQHTVYQSGTIKPDNLSQEELDDDVADFYKVWKDEYLRQPADKKDEYYIFYNDKGYAEPKNAVTVSEAHGYGMMITAIMAGSKDRQYFDGLYRFYKAHKSDNDSSLMAWQQVKDKSGKIINTPGDADSATDGDMDIAYSLLLADRQWGSEGEINYLARAKDIMDAIMSNEINRSQSLIKLGDWAEDEDDVYGQSTRSSDFLLNHLKSFEAATGNHEWKSVTDKAYEIIHSIYKEKSGNTGLMPDFIVQSKGGYQPAQADFLEGENDGNYSWNSSRTPWRYTLDYLLTGDERALPQLKKMNNWIKEETDGNPENIQSGYTLNGKVLEEGNSTTFVAPFMVSAMVDSSNQQWINRLWKRTIQEQEDDDYFANTIKLQTMIVVSGNWWAP; translated from the coding sequence ATGAAAAAAAGAGCAAGTTTATTAATAGCTATGGGCGTGATCGTTTTTGGAATCATCGCCTGGATTGCATTAGAATCTCAAACCACAAAGAAAGAACTGGAAAGTAAAAGGCCCTTTCCACAGCATACAGTCTATCAATCAGGAACGATAAAACCTGACAATCTATCACAAGAAGAGCTGGATGATGATGTAGCGGATTTTTACAAAGTCTGGAAAGATGAATATCTTAGGCAGCCTGCTGATAAAAAGGATGAATATTATATTTTTTACAATGATAAAGGATATGCAGAACCAAAGAACGCAGTGACCGTTTCTGAAGCGCACGGTTATGGGATGATGATAACGGCAATCATGGCAGGCAGCAAGGACAGGCAGTACTTCGATGGGCTTTATCGTTTTTATAAAGCGCATAAAAGTGATAATGATTCTTCATTAATGGCGTGGCAGCAAGTAAAGGATAAATCGGGCAAAATCATAAATACGCCAGGTGATGCCGATTCAGCAACAGATGGCGATATGGATATCGCTTATTCGTTATTATTGGCCGATCGCCAATGGGGAAGTGAAGGGGAAATCAACTATCTTGCCAGAGCAAAGGACATCATGGATGCAATCATGTCGAATGAGATAAATCGGTCGCAGTCCCTGATTAAACTAGGGGACTGGGCGGAAGATGAAGATGATGTATACGGACAATCGACTCGTTCATCGGACTTTCTTCTCAATCATTTGAAGTCCTTTGAGGCGGCAACTGGGAATCATGAATGGAAAAGTGTAACGGATAAGGCTTATGAGATCATTCATTCCATTTATAAAGAAAAAAGCGGCAATACAGGCCTCATGCCGGACTTCATTGTACAATCCAAGGGAGGATACCAGCCGGCACAAGCTGACTTTTTAGAAGGGGAGAATGACGGCAATTATAGCTGGAACAGCAGCAGGACCCCTTGGCGCTATACGCTCGATTACTTACTTACTGGTGATGAAAGAGCGCTGCCGCAATTAAAGAAGATGAATAATTGGATTAAGGAGGAAACGGATGGGAACCCTGAAAATATCCAATCCGGCTATACTCTAAACGGAAAAGTCTTAGAAGAAGGAAATAGTACAACCTTTGTTGCTCCATTCATGGTCAGTGCCATGGTTGATTCCTCCAATCAGCAATGGATCAACCGATTATGGAAAAGGACGATACAGGAACAAGAAGATGATGACTATTTTGCCAATACGATAAAATTACAAACAATGATTGTTGTTTCAGGTAACTGGTGGGCGCCATAA
- the plsY gene encoding glycerol-3-phosphate 1-O-acyltransferase PlsY, whose amino-acid sequence MLNMIILLSSYLIGSIPFALVIGKLFYSTDIRGYGSGNLGATNSFRVLGKRAGTVVAIADLMKGSIACFLPMMLHSNVSPILCGLLAIIGHAFPVFAGFKGGKAVATSAGVLLFLAPLGTFSACIVFFISLLTSKYVSLSSILGSISILIYSLLFEGRLITALSSFICLFVIILHRENIKRIWKGTEAKVGRIF is encoded by the coding sequence ATGCTGAACATGATCATTCTCCTATCAAGTTACTTAATAGGTTCCATCCCATTTGCTCTGGTTATCGGCAAATTGTTCTATAGTACCGATATTCGTGGATATGGGAGTGGGAATCTTGGCGCAACCAATAGTTTTAGGGTATTGGGCAAAAGAGCGGGGACGGTAGTAGCCATTGCTGATTTAATGAAAGGTTCCATCGCCTGCTTTCTCCCTATGATGCTGCATTCAAACGTTTCCCCAATACTATGCGGCTTACTTGCCATAATTGGGCATGCCTTTCCTGTTTTTGCGGGATTTAAAGGGGGCAAGGCCGTGGCAACATCAGCGGGAGTGCTTTTATTTTTAGCTCCATTAGGTACATTCAGTGCTTGCATCGTTTTTTTCATTAGTTTGCTGACTTCAAAATATGTATCTCTCAGTTCGATTTTGGGGAGCATTTCCATATTGATTTACAGCCTATTATTTGAAGGCAGGCTCATCACTGCACTCTCTTCATTCATTTGCTTATTCGTCATCATTTTACATAGGGAAAATATAAAGAGAATATGGAAGGGCACGGAAGCAAAAGTGGGCAGGATCTTTTAA
- a CDS encoding O-methyltransferase: MSGIWNDVDLYFSNKLHTEDPIMNSILKANAEAGLPAIDVSPNQGKFLHLLAKISGAKNILEIGTLGGYSSVWLARALPEDGRLITLEYEAKHAKVAEANIKNAGLADKIHIMVGAALKTLPTLQEKGLSGFDLIFIDADKPNNPEYLNWALKLSRPGTVIVVDNVIRDGKVIDQDSKDPSVMGVRTFIDRLSEEPRIDSTVLQTVGMKGYDGFVIGIVKE; the protein is encoded by the coding sequence ATGTCTGGAATTTGGAATGATGTAGATTTATATTTTAGTAATAAACTTCATACGGAAGATCCGATCATGAATTCGATATTGAAAGCGAATGCAGAAGCAGGGCTGCCTGCCATTGATGTATCTCCAAACCAAGGGAAATTCCTTCATTTACTAGCAAAAATCAGTGGAGCGAAAAACATATTGGAAATAGGGACGCTTGGGGGTTATAGCAGTGTTTGGCTCGCGCGTGCATTGCCGGAAGATGGGCGGTTGATAACGCTTGAATACGAGGCTAAGCATGCAAAAGTGGCTGAAGCCAATATCAAAAATGCGGGATTGGCCGATAAAATCCATATAATGGTCGGGGCGGCGCTCAAAACCTTGCCAACCCTTCAAGAAAAAGGATTATCGGGCTTCGACCTAATTTTTATTGATGCTGATAAACCTAATAATCCCGAGTATCTTAACTGGGCATTGAAACTTTCACGGCCTGGGACCGTCATCGTGGTCGATAATGTCATCCGCGATGGAAAAGTGATCGATCAGGATAGCAAAGACCCGAGTGTGATGGGTGTACGGACATTCATAGATAGGCTATCCGAAGAACCGCGAATCGATTCGACCGTCTTGCAAACTGTTGGTATGAAAGGATATGATGGTTTTGTTATCGGGATTGTAAAAGAGTGA
- a CDS encoding glyoxalase/bleomycin resistance/dioxygenase family protein has protein sequence MIINKVTLYSHALNDMRKFYVNELGFELLSHTDDGFEIRAGDSVLEIKKYHLQKKPFYHFAMNIPTDLFTLAKAWANSKVELTSEDDEDEVYFSYSDAHAFYFSDPSGNIVEFISRYSVSPKSGAESFSAQNVLCISEMNITTNEVRALGNQLISFGIPVRSGEPIREDGLNFMGEHEAGAFLLLGPRKRRWFFSDRESEIFPLSLVIDQQIDISLDGEGLMELKKMKLTKGED, from the coding sequence TTGATTATCAATAAGGTCACTTTGTACAGTCATGCATTGAATGATATGCGGAAATTTTATGTTAATGAGCTAGGATTCGAGTTACTATCGCATACAGATGATGGTTTTGAAATTAGGGCTGGGGACAGTGTACTTGAAATAAAAAAATACCATCTCCAAAAAAAGCCTTTTTATCATTTTGCCATGAACATACCGACCGATTTATTCACTTTGGCAAAAGCATGGGCGAATTCAAAGGTGGAATTGACAAGCGAAGATGATGAGGACGAAGTTTATTTCAGCTATTCAGATGCACATGCCTTTTATTTTTCAGACCCTTCAGGCAACATTGTTGAGTTCATATCCAGGTATTCCGTGTCACCCAAATCTGGGGCTGAGTCTTTCTCAGCTCAAAACGTCCTGTGTATTAGTGAAATGAACATTACGACGAATGAAGTCAGGGCTTTAGGGAATCAGTTGATCAGTTTCGGCATACCTGTAAGGAGTGGTGAACCGATAAGAGAAGATGGATTGAATTTCATGGGGGAGCATGAAGCAGGAGCATTTTTACTTTTAGGTCCAAGGAAACGGCGCTGGTTCTTTTCGGATAGAGAGTCGGAAATCTTTCCGCTTTCGTTAGTCATTGATCAGCAAATAGATATATCATTGGATGGCGAAGGATTGATGGAATTGAAAAAGATGAAACTGACCAAGGGGGAAGATTGA
- a CDS encoding pentapeptide repeat-containing protein: MSGKIKIEQPKIPHDLTQANFQEIYYKDEPYLDTCIISNCTIDREKMDQIVLSQVVFKHVIFSDVSFRNIELTDVVFDHCDLTNADFMGGSIHRVEFKESKLLGINLSDASLGNVSFENCNCNLSAFGYAALKQVKFDHCSLESADYYDCKFKKVMFDTCKLNEVNFSRTPLKGIDISSSTFQRLTVSLEDLNGCEVSPDQAIGFAAMLGLKIKE; encoded by the coding sequence ATGTCAGGCAAAATCAAAATTGAACAGCCGAAGATCCCCCATGACTTAACTCAAGCGAACTTTCAGGAAATATATTATAAAGATGAGCCATATCTGGATACCTGTATCATAAGCAATTGTACGATCGATAGAGAAAAGATGGACCAAATCGTATTATCACAGGTAGTTTTTAAACATGTGATATTCAGCGATGTATCATTCAGGAATATTGAGCTGACGGATGTCGTTTTTGACCATTGCGATTTGACGAATGCCGATTTCATGGGTGGCTCGATTCATCGGGTGGAATTCAAAGAGTCCAAACTATTAGGCATTAATCTTTCTGATGCCAGTTTAGGGAATGTCTCCTTTGAGAATTGCAATTGTAATTTAAGTGCTTTTGGTTATGCCGCATTAAAACAAGTGAAGTTCGATCATTGCTCATTGGAAAGTGCTGATTATTATGATTGTAAATTCAAGAAAGTGATGTTCGATACATGTAAATTAAATGAAGTGAACTTTTCCCGGACACCGCTAAAAGGAATTGATATTAGCAGTTCTACATTTCAAAGGCTTACCGTATCCCTGGAGGATTTAAATGGATGCGAAGTTTCCCCGGACCAAGCAATAGGCTTTGCAGCCATGCTTGGACTGAAAATTAAAGAGTGA
- a CDS encoding DUF4306 domain-containing protein: MKYFVQIIIAAFFLLLFSFCTWYEGSEILDNPWEWRYSTHFSQMLNDQDISNLDYFVYAAKFKPVFPVLMVLTSSYLIIITGYALFKRSSKKIALFLAGFGVPFLISSGFVSNSPTVGGNIFQAFFLISGMMAIMGAVLYYFRMPKEINTDF, encoded by the coding sequence GTGAAATACTTTGTCCAAATAATAATCGCTGCATTTTTCCTTTTACTTTTTTCATTTTGTACCTGGTATGAAGGCAGCGAAATTCTGGATAACCCTTGGGAATGGAGATATTCAACTCACTTTTCACAGATGTTGAATGATCAAGATATTTCGAATTTGGACTATTTCGTGTATGCAGCAAAATTCAAACCGGTATTTCCAGTGTTGATGGTCCTAACGTCTTCGTACTTAATCATAATTACGGGTTATGCCCTATTCAAAAGAAGCAGTAAAAAAATAGCACTATTTTTGGCTGGATTTGGCGTCCCTTTTCTGATTTCGAGTGGTTTTGTATCCAATTCCCCAACTGTGGGAGGGAATATCTTTCAAGCTTTCTTTCTGATAAGCGGTATGATGGCCATAATGGGTGCCGTGCTATATTATTTCCGGATGCCTAAAGAAATCAATACCGATTTTTAA
- a CDS encoding VOC family protein — MSKGFLHHIELNVSNLHRTVDFWGWFLEEINYEPYQEWESGKSWRLDGMYIVFVQAETRFLDIPYHRGRVGLNHLAFHATSRQQVDEITRKLRDRGVTILYADKHPFAGGKEHYAVFFEDPDRMKVELVAP, encoded by the coding sequence TTGTCAAAGGGATTTCTACATCATATTGAGCTGAATGTTTCAAATTTACATAGGACCGTTGATTTTTGGGGCTGGTTTTTGGAGGAAATCAATTATGAGCCATACCAGGAGTGGGAAAGCGGGAAGAGTTGGAGATTGGATGGCATGTACATTGTTTTTGTACAAGCGGAAACTAGGTTTCTTGACATTCCCTATCATAGGGGACGAGTGGGCCTTAATCATTTAGCCTTTCACGCCACCTCCCGTCAACAGGTTGATGAGATCACCAGAAAATTAAGGGACAGGGGAGTTACCATCCTCTATGCCGACAAGCACCCCTTCGCCGGTGGGAAGGAACATTATGCTGTATTTTTCGAAGACCCGGATAGGATGAAAGTTGAATTGGTGGCACCTTAA